CTGCTCGAAAGGATCAAGAGCGGTGAGGCAAAATACGACATAGTGGAAGTGATGAGCTGCCGCGGCGGATGTATCGGAGGAGCGGGTCAGCCGCTGCCCAACGATATGGACGCTCGCGAGAGGCGCAAGAACGCGCTATATGACTGCGACCGCGTCCAGACGTTGCATAACGCAAAAGACAACCCGTTTGTCCAGGAAGCATACCGCAACTGGCTGAAAGAACCTAACAGCAGCGCGGCGCATCACCTGCTGCACACTCAGTATAAGCACCGCAAGCGGCTGACCGGCGAGGTCATAGACGTTCAGGAAGGCGGCGCGGCCGACAAAGTAAGCGTGAGTGTCTGCATAGGCACATGCTGCTACACGAACGGTTCATACGACACCATGCGCAAGCTCATGGACCTGGCTGAAAAGAAGGGTATCAGCGATAAGATAGACTTCAAGGCCAGCTTCTGTTTCGAGAACTGCGACAAGGGTCCGAATGTGGAAGTAAACGGCAAGGTGCACGGGCATGTGACGCCGGACACCGTCAAGGACTTCGTTGAAAAGATAATCATGCCCGCAATCGACGGCGCGGCTGTTAAGGTATAACGTATAACGATATCTCTTATCTATTGGGCCGGGGCATTATGCTCCGGCCTTTTTTGTGCCCGGAGAGAGTTCAGTTATCTGGGAGTTTTCGGTTCAGTATGAGCTTAGCTTTCCCAATAATGAGCTTGCCGGGAGGGCGAGGCTCCCGCCGAGCCATATTTGCTCCCGTAAAACTGAACTGTTTCTGTGCCCGACTTACCATAGCGAGGAAGGGATAATATCGCATATAATTGAATTTAACCCTGGAGGTGGATCAATTGCCTGATATCAAGATTGTGTTCTTTGAAGTTGAAGACTGGGTGCGTGAATATCTTGCAGACAGCTCTCTTGCGCCTCATCAAAGCAAGATGATAAACAAGGCGCTCGATGAGTCCAACGTGCAGGAGGCTGCGGACGCCGATGCCATATCCATATTCATTTACTCAAAGATCGACAAGGCGATTTTGGACAAGCTGCCCAATCTCAAACTCATTGCGACCAGATCCACCGGCTATGATCAGATCGACCTGGACGAATGCGACAGGCGAGGTATCACAGTCTGCAACGTCCCCAGATATGGCGAGAATACAGTCGCCGAACACGCTTTTGCATTGATCCTCGGCCTCACACGCAAAATGAAGGCGGCTGTTATGCGCGCAAATCAGTTGGACTTTCATATAGAGGGTTTACGGGGTTTTGATTTGTATGGCAAGACTCTGGGTGTCATTGGAGCCGGGGCAATTGGCCTGCACAGTATCAGGATCGGGCGAGGGTTCGGCATGAAAGTGCTGGCATATGACGCATTCCCTCAGCAGATTCTGGCCGAGGTGCTCGGCTTTGAATACACATCTTTTGACAATCTACTTGCCGAGAGCGATATCATCACACTCCACGTTCCCCTGTTAAAAGACACGTATCACCTCATAAACAAGGATAACATCAGCAAGATCAAGCGCGGCGCGATGCTTATAAACACGTCGCGTGGAGCCGTGGTCGAAACACAGGCTCTCGTGAAAGCGCTGGATGAGGGAATACTTGCCGGAGCCGGGTTGGATGTACTCGAGGGAGAAGAATCGATAAAGGAAGAGGCACAATTGCTCTCGGAAATGCTGCCCGTCGAAAAGCTGCGCGCAATTGTCCACAGCTATGCCTTGCTGCATCGGGATAATGTGATAATCACGCCGCACGTGGCGTTCTATTCAATCGAGGCAGAGCATAGGATCATCGACACCACGATTGATAATATAGAGAGCTTCTTAAGAGGCACGCCAATAAATGTGGTAAAGGCAAAGCGCTAGTTCTCACCTGCAATTTCGTTTTCCAACCTATCAAGCGGTGGAAGCAATTGAGAAATAGCTTTCTTGACGGATACAAAATCGTGTTCTACCACATCCCAAACACGAGCAAGGTTTATGCCCTCATAGTCGTGAATCAGTATGTCACGCAACCCAGCCATCTTCCGCCATGGAATTTCTGGGTGTTGGTCTCTGATATCCTGCGTAATATGCTTTACAGCCTCGCCGATAATCTCCATATTCCTCATGACAGCATCCTGCACTATTTCCTGCCCGAAAAAGCTGTCCCGGCCTTGAGCTGTATATTTTTCTATTTTCTCGATCGATTCAAGGATATGAACAAGGTAAACGCGATAATCTTTCATACCGGTTTTGCCTCCTTCAATATCCGTCTTCGAAGCAGCCAATATATACTGTCATCGGTCACCAGGTCCACTTTGCGACCAA
The nucleotide sequence above comes from bacterium. Encoded proteins:
- a CDS encoding hydroxyacid dehydrogenase, coding for MPDIKIVFFEVEDWVREYLADSSLAPHQSKMINKALDESNVQEAADADAISIFIYSKIDKAILDKLPNLKLIATRSTGYDQIDLDECDRRGITVCNVPRYGENTVAEHAFALILGLTRKMKAAVMRANQLDFHIEGLRGFDLYGKTLGVIGAGAIGLHSIRIGRGFGMKVLAYDAFPQQILAEVLGFEYTSFDNLLAESDIITLHVPLLKDTYHLINKDNISKIKRGAMLINTSRGAVVETQALVKALDEGILAGAGLDVLEGEESIKEEAQLLSEMLPVEKLRAIVHSYALLHRDNVIITPHVAFYSIEAEHRIIDTTIDNIESFLRGTPINVVKAKR
- a CDS encoding DUF86 domain-containing protein, whose translation is MKDYRVYLVHILESIEKIEKYTAQGRDSFFGQEIVQDAVMRNMEIIGEAVKHITQDIRDQHPEIPWRKMAGLRDILIHDYEGINLARVWDVVEHDFVSVKKAISQLLPPLDRLENEIAGEN